A single Prevotella sp. E15-22 DNA region contains:
- a CDS encoding glycoside hydrolase family 2 TIM barrel-domain containing protein: MNIKHLTVCLFAACSLQASAQYLEHIYDYIENTSVFEENQEEGHAYYLAKEHLSLNGDWRFFFANTPEEVPQTFFKTDFKDSKWNTIHVPSNWEMEGYGDAQFRNVPAPFRANPPFVPRDYNPTGAYRKTFTLPANWKGQQVFLRMEKTQSGSFVWLNGQQVGYNEGGQEPAEYDVTPYLKPGKNVLAVCVVKYCDGYYLEGQDYWRLAGIFDDVTLYATPKTRLFDWYVTTDLDDQYRDATMKVQVDVKKYEDAQGSYAVRATLTDPKGNKVKELTSDRFTMNGKGKKTVELSSLITNPDKWTCETPVLYGLKLELLNESGAVMQEIASKMGFKETEIRHQTFFLNGKPIKVNATNTHMQHPELGHAMNEETIRKDMEILKQHNFNGVRTSHYPPVNKYLELADEYGLYIIDEAGTEAHATEFISNDQRFREMYLERVQKLVLRDRNHACVLFWSAGNESGEGPLITEVIKEGKRLDPTRYFMYGGNAYAHPGEEIIGPRYPAPYELEMNTAMTPEAQDPRPSFMDEYLSVAGNAGGGMDEYWAIIRRHPRLMGGAIWDFVNPGLTEHIRPLTDSSPYNTPVHLMGNAKVKKGVLHLSGHDEWVEVYRSNNVELASKALTISFDVKPGKLCGTYEGAPYITKGNTQFGVVQKGADKLQFYLHSGVKHALTVDLPANWIGNWHHVTASWDGKEMKLYIDGQLKGTETIAQTKPNNNRRGNNGGGERGILSNFPYPINIGRIAGNHAQDPQTTYTADAEMDNVAIYSQCLADGEGKAEDAVLYLTFDGNRDEGTFYTIGGNMRTYGSIWPDRTVQPEMKQMKWTTQPVSVRLLNAETGEAEVTNRLFFTDLTQYASHWALMADDQVLEEGDIQFTTAPQQTQLIKIPYHKPAIVAGKEYRVLVTSKLKKDEVWAKAGHEVAWNQLELSSWNLPAPAPQLSAKQVNAQEDEKQIKISGKDFSYVISKETGNLEQIEVGGKAVLKAPVTFNLWRAPIANEFDSWDAFRVNGGYAEGYGNQVATLWYSKGVNQVLPRPTSIRLHHSDYETTVTVSQFVQVGASSYGALDLYISGVQFAGYMLEYTYSFYDDGTVNIHNHLSPNGKLPEILPRVGFTTSVANDFDRITWYGRGPEENYPDRKTGYQVGIWSKSVADMYEPYLFPQDHALRTDNRYVQLLNKEGQGVQISMNEPFNFNAYQFTTDNLTKSQFTYQLQPQADRYTFNLDYSTTGVGCTCIYVLDEYRVKPVAFDRDVVIKPVNALR; the protein is encoded by the coding sequence ATGAACATTAAACATCTTACCGTTTGCCTGTTTGCAGCTTGCTCGCTGCAGGCGAGCGCTCAGTATCTGGAGCATATCTATGACTACATCGAGAACACCTCGGTGTTTGAGGAGAACCAAGAGGAAGGACATGCTTATTACCTTGCCAAGGAACATCTGTCGCTGAATGGCGATTGGCGTTTCTTCTTTGCCAACACACCCGAGGAGGTGCCGCAGACTTTCTTCAAGACGGACTTCAAGGACAGCAAGTGGAACACCATCCATGTGCCCAGCAACTGGGAGATGGAGGGATATGGCGATGCGCAGTTCCGCAATGTGCCTGCTCCCTTCAGAGCGAATCCGCCTTTTGTGCCGAGAGATTATAACCCAACAGGTGCTTATCGCAAGACCTTCACCCTGCCTGCCAACTGGAAGGGACAGCAGGTGTTTCTTCGTATGGAGAAGACACAGAGCGGCTCGTTTGTGTGGCTGAACGGTCAGCAGGTGGGCTATAACGAGGGTGGACAGGAACCTGCTGAATATGACGTGACTCCCTATCTGAAGCCCGGCAAGAACGTGCTGGCTGTGTGTGTGGTGAAGTATTGTGACGGTTATTATCTGGAAGGTCAGGACTACTGGCGACTGGCTGGCATCTTCGACGATGTGACGCTCTATGCCACACCCAAGACGCGCCTCTTCGACTGGTACGTGACCACCGACCTTGACGACCAATACAGGGATGCCACGATGAAGGTGCAGGTGGATGTGAAGAAATATGAGGACGCACAGGGTTCCTACGCTGTTCGCGCCACGCTGACCGACCCCAAGGGCAACAAGGTGAAGGAGCTGACATCCGACCGATTCACGATGAACGGTAAGGGAAAGAAGACGGTGGAACTCTCGTCGCTCATCACAAACCCCGACAAGTGGACTTGTGAAACGCCTGTGTTGTATGGCCTGAAGCTCGAGCTGCTGAATGAGTCGGGCGCGGTGATGCAGGAAATCGCCAGCAAGATGGGATTCAAGGAGACGGAAATCAGGCATCAGACTTTTTTCCTGAACGGCAAGCCCATCAAGGTGAACGCCACCAACACCCACATGCAGCATCCCGAACTGGGTCATGCCATGAACGAGGAGACCATCCGCAAGGACATGGAGATTCTGAAACAGCATAATTTCAACGGAGTGCGCACCTCGCACTACCCTCCTGTGAACAAGTATCTGGAACTGGCTGACGAATACGGCCTCTACATCATCGACGAGGCTGGCACCGAGGCGCATGCCACGGAATTCATCTCCAACGACCAGCGCTTCCGTGAGATGTATCTGGAACGTGTACAGAAGCTGGTGCTGCGCGACCGCAACCACGCTTGTGTGCTCTTCTGGAGTGCTGGCAACGAGAGTGGCGAGGGTCCCCTCATCACCGAAGTCATCAAGGAAGGTAAGCGACTCGACCCCACTCGCTATTTCATGTATGGCGGCAACGCCTACGCTCATCCCGGCGAGGAAATCATCGGTCCCCGCTACCCTGCCCCTTATGAGCTGGAAATGAACACGGCGATGACGCCTGAAGCACAAGACCCCCGTCCATCGTTCATGGACGAATACCTGTCGGTGGCTGGTAATGCTGGTGGCGGCATGGACGAATACTGGGCCATCATCCGCCGTCATCCACGCCTGATGGGTGGAGCCATCTGGGATTTTGTGAACCCTGGTCTCACCGAGCATATCCGTCCGTTGACTGACAGTTCGCCCTACAACACGCCTGTCCACCTGATGGGTAACGCCAAGGTGAAGAAAGGTGTGCTGCACCTGAGCGGACATGACGAATGGGTGGAAGTGTATCGCAGCAACAACGTGGAACTTGCCAGCAAGGCGCTGACCATCAGTTTCGATGTGAAGCCCGGCAAACTGTGTGGCACCTACGAGGGCGCACCTTACATCACGAAGGGCAACACGCAGTTTGGTGTGGTGCAGAAGGGAGCCGACAAGCTGCAGTTCTATCTGCATTCGGGTGTGAAGCATGCCCTGACCGTCGATTTGCCTGCCAACTGGATTGGCAACTGGCACCACGTGACCGCCTCTTGGGACGGCAAGGAGATGAAGCTCTACATCGACGGACAGCTCAAAGGCACCGAGACCATTGCACAGACCAAACCTAACAACAACCGACGTGGCAATAACGGAGGGGGTGAAAGAGGCATATTGAGCAACTTCCCTTACCCCATCAATATAGGAAGAATTGCGGGCAACCACGCTCAAGACCCTCAAACCACCTATACCGCCGATGCCGAGATGGACAATGTGGCCATTTACAGCCAATGTCTTGCCGACGGCGAGGGTAAAGCAGAAGATGCCGTGCTCTATCTCACTTTCGACGGCAATCGGGACGAAGGCACCTTCTACACCATTGGCGGCAATATGCGCACCTATGGCAGCATCTGGCCTGACCGCACCGTGCAGCCCGAGATGAAGCAGATGAAATGGACCACCCAGCCTGTCAGCGTGCGTCTGCTCAATGCTGAGACGGGCGAGGCTGAAGTGACCAACCGCCTCTTCTTCACCGACCTCACTCAATACGCCTCACACTGGGCATTGATGGCTGACGACCAAGTGCTGGAAGAGGGCGACATTCAGTTCACCACGGCTCCGCAGCAGACTCAGCTCATCAAGATACCTTATCATAAGCCCGCAATTGTGGCAGGAAAGGAATACCGTGTGCTTGTCACCTCGAAACTGAAGAAAGACGAGGTGTGGGCCAAGGCAGGTCATGAGGTGGCTTGGAACCAGCTGGAACTCTCATCGTGGAACCTTCCTGCCCCTGCTCCACAGCTTTCTGCCAAGCAGGTGAACGCTCAGGAGGATGAGAAGCAAATCAAGATCAGCGGCAAGGATTTCAGCTATGTCATCAGCAAGGAAACGGGTAATCTGGAGCAGATTGAAGTGGGCGGAAAGGCTGTGCTCAAAGCCCCTGTCACCTTCAACCTCTGGCGAGCACCCATCGCCAATGAGTTCGACTCTTGGGACGCCTTCCGTGTGAATGGCGGCTATGCCGAGGGTTATGGCAATCAGGTGGCCACGCTCTGGTACAGCAAGGGCGTGAACCAAGTGCTTCCTCGCCCCACATCCATCCGTCTCCACCACTCTGACTACGAGACCACCGTCACGGTGAGCCAGTTTGTGCAGGTGGGCGCATCTTCCTATGGTGCCCTCGACCTCTACATCTCTGGCGTGCAGTTTGCAGGCTATATGCTCGAATACACATACAGCTTCTACGACGACGGCACCGTCAATATTCACAACCATCTGAGCCCGAACGGCAAGTTGCCCGAAATCCTGCCACGCGTCGGCTTCACCACTTCGGTGGCGAACGACTTCGACCGCATCACTTGGTATGGCCGTGGTCCTGAAGAGAACTATCCCGACCGCAAGACTGGCTATCAGGTGGGCATCTGGAGCAAGAGTGTGGCTGACATGTACGAGCCTTACCTTTTCCCGCAAGACCATGCGCTGCGTACCGACAACCGCTATGTGCAGCTGCTCAACAAGGAGGGCCAGGGTGTGCAGATTTCCATGAACGAGCCCTTCAACTTCAACGCCTATCAGTTCACGACCGACAACCTGACGAAGAGCCAGTTCACCTATCAGCTGCAACCACAGGCAGACCGCTACACCTTCAACCTCGACTACTCCACCACGGGTGTAGGCTGCACCTGCATCTATGTGCTGGACGAGTATCGAGTGAAGCCCGTCGCTTTCGACCGAGACGTGGTGATTAAGCCGGTCAATGCGCTACGATAA